Proteins encoded in a region of the Streptomyces violaceoruber genome:
- the ileS gene encoding isoleucine--tRNA ligase yields MTTPQYRQVPAQVDLPALEHAVLDFWREQKIFAKSLEQSEGRPEWVFYEGPPTANGMPGAHHIEARVFKDVFPRFRTMRGYHVGRKAGWDCHGLPVELAVEKELGFSGKQDIEAYGIAEFNAKCRESVTRHTDAFEELTTRMGYWADLQDPYRTMDPEYIESVWWSLKEIFNKGLLVQDHRVAPWCPRCGTGLSDHELAQGYETVVDPSVYVRFPLTSGPLAGEAALVVWTTTPWTLVSNTAVAAHPDVTYVVATDGEEKLVVAEPLLAKALGEGWETTGQSFTGAEMERWTYQRPFELVEFPEPAHYVVNADYVTTEDGTGLVHQSPAFGEDDLKVCRAYGLPVVNPVRPDGTFEEDVPLVGGVFFKKADEKLTEDLETRGLLFKHIPYEHSYPHCWRCHTALLYYAQPSWYIRTTAIKDRLLQENEKTNWFPDAVKHGRYGDWLNNNIDWALSRNRYWGTPLPIWRCAEDHLTVVGSRAELTELSGTDQSSLDPHRPFIDDVTFTCAQEGCSLEAVRVPEVIDAWYDSGSMPFAQWGYPYKNKELFESRYPAQFISEAIDQTRGWFYTLMAVGTLVFDKSSYENVVCLGHILAEDGRKMSKHLGNILQPIPLMDQHGADAVRWFMAAGGSPWAARRVGHGTIQEVVRKTLLTYWNTVAFQALYARTTGWAPSEADPAPADRPVLDRWLLSELHALTDQVTQALDAYDTQRAGKLLSAFVDDLSNWYVRRSRRRFWQGDKAALRTLHEVVETVTKLMAPLTPFITERVWQDLVVPVTPGAPESVHLSSWPEADLTAIDPELSKQMVLVRRLVELGRATRAESGVKTRQPLSRALIAVAGFDTLSPELHSQITEELNVASLASLSEVGGSLVDTTAKANFRALGKRFGKRVQDVAKAVAAADAAALSLALREGTASVEVDGETVTLAPDEVIITETPREGWSVASDSGATVALDLELTEELRRAGLARDAIRLIQEARKNSGLDVADRIALRWTATDPATIAALTDHSGLISDEVLATDFAQGEADDSYGAPFTDEGLSLVFRLRKQ; encoded by the coding sequence ATGACAACGCCTCAGTACCGCCAGGTACCCGCCCAGGTCGACCTGCCCGCGCTCGAACACGCGGTGCTCGACTTCTGGCGCGAGCAGAAGATCTTCGCCAAGAGCCTGGAGCAGTCCGAGGGCCGCCCCGAGTGGGTGTTCTACGAGGGCCCGCCCACCGCCAACGGCATGCCCGGCGCCCACCACATCGAGGCCCGCGTCTTCAAGGACGTCTTCCCCCGCTTCCGCACCATGCGCGGCTACCACGTGGGCCGCAAGGCCGGCTGGGACTGCCACGGCCTCCCGGTGGAGCTGGCGGTGGAGAAGGAGCTGGGCTTCTCCGGCAAGCAGGACATCGAGGCGTACGGCATCGCCGAGTTCAACGCCAAGTGCCGCGAGTCGGTGACCCGCCACACCGACGCCTTCGAAGAGCTCACGACCCGCATGGGCTACTGGGCCGACCTCCAGGACCCGTACCGCACGATGGACCCGGAGTACATCGAGTCCGTCTGGTGGTCGCTGAAGGAGATCTTCAACAAGGGCCTGCTGGTCCAGGACCACCGCGTCGCCCCCTGGTGCCCCCGCTGCGGCACCGGCCTGTCCGACCACGAGCTGGCCCAGGGCTACGAGACGGTCGTCGACCCGTCCGTCTACGTCCGGTTCCCGCTGACCTCGGGACCGCTGGCCGGCGAGGCCGCGCTGGTCGTCTGGACCACGACCCCGTGGACGCTGGTCTCCAACACCGCGGTCGCGGCGCACCCCGACGTCACCTACGTCGTCGCCACGGACGGCGAGGAGAAGCTGGTCGTCGCGGAGCCGCTGCTCGCCAAGGCGCTCGGCGAGGGCTGGGAGACCACCGGGCAGTCCTTCACCGGCGCCGAGATGGAGCGCTGGACGTACCAGCGCCCGTTCGAGCTGGTGGAGTTCCCGGAGCCGGCCCACTACGTGGTGAACGCCGACTACGTCACCACCGAGGACGGCACCGGCCTCGTCCACCAGTCCCCCGCCTTCGGTGAGGACGACCTCAAGGTCTGCCGCGCGTACGGACTGCCCGTGGTCAACCCGGTCCGCCCGGACGGCACCTTCGAGGAGGACGTCCCGCTGGTCGGCGGCGTCTTCTTCAAGAAGGCCGACGAGAAGCTGACCGAGGACCTGGAGACCCGGGGCCTGCTCTTCAAGCACATCCCGTACGAGCACAGCTACCCGCACTGCTGGCGCTGCCACACGGCGCTGCTCTACTACGCGCAGCCGTCCTGGTACATCCGCACCACGGCGATCAAGGACCGACTCCTCCAGGAGAACGAGAAGACCAACTGGTTCCCGGACGCGGTCAAGCACGGCCGGTACGGCGACTGGCTGAACAACAACATCGACTGGGCCCTGTCCCGCAACCGCTACTGGGGCACCCCGCTGCCGATCTGGCGCTGCGCGGAGGACCACCTCACGGTCGTCGGCTCCCGCGCGGAGCTGACCGAGCTGTCCGGCACCGACCAGTCGTCCCTGGACCCGCACCGTCCGTTCATCGACGACGTGACCTTCACCTGCGCCCAGGAGGGCTGCTCCCTCGAAGCGGTGCGCGTGCCCGAGGTCATCGACGCCTGGTACGACTCGGGTTCGATGCCGTTCGCGCAGTGGGGCTACCCGTACAAGAACAAGGAGCTGTTCGAGAGCCGCTACCCTGCGCAGTTCATCTCCGAGGCCATCGACCAGACGCGCGGCTGGTTCTACACGCTGATGGCGGTCGGCACCCTGGTCTTCGACAAGTCGTCCTACGAGAACGTGGTCTGCCTCGGCCACATCCTCGCCGAGGACGGCCGCAAGATGTCCAAGCACCTGGGCAACATCCTGCAACCGATCCCGCTGATGGACCAGCACGGCGCCGACGCGGTCCGCTGGTTCATGGCGGCCGGCGGCTCCCCGTGGGCGGCCCGCCGGGTCGGCCACGGCACCATCCAGGAGGTCGTCCGCAAGACGCTCCTCACCTACTGGAACACGGTCGCCTTCCAGGCCCTGTACGCCCGAACCACGGGCTGGGCCCCGAGCGAGGCCGACCCGGCACCGGCCGACCGCCCGGTCCTGGACCGCTGGCTGCTCTCCGAGCTGCACGCACTCACCGACCAGGTGACGCAGGCGCTGGACGCCTACGACACCCAGCGGGCCGGCAAGCTGCTGTCCGCGTTCGTCGACGACCTGTCCAACTGGTACGTGCGCCGCTCCCGCCGCCGCTTCTGGCAGGGCGACAAGGCCGCGCTGCGCACCCTGCACGAGGTCGTCGAGACGGTCACCAAGCTGATGGCCCCGCTGACCCCGTTCATCACCGAGCGGGTCTGGCAGGACCTGGTCGTGCCGGTCACCCCGGGCGCGCCCGAGTCGGTCCACCTGTCCTCCTGGCCGGAGGCCGACCTGACGGCGATCGACCCGGAGCTGTCGAAGCAGATGGTCCTGGTCCGCCGCCTGGTCGAGCTGGGCCGTGCCACGCGCGCGGAGTCCGGCGTCAAGACCCGGCAGCCGCTCAGCCGCGCGCTGATCGCGGTGGCGGGCTTCGACACCCTCTCCCCCGAGCTGCACTCGCAGATCACGGAGGAGCTGAACGTGGCGTCCCTCGCCTCGCTGAGCGAGGTCGGCGGCTCCCTGGTCGACACGACGGCGAAGGCCAACTTCCGGGCGCTGGGCAAGCGGTTCGGCAAGCGGGTCCAGGACGTGGCGAAGGCCGTCGCGGCCGCGGACGCCGCCGCGCTGTCCCTCGCCCTGCGCGAGGGCACGGCCTCGGTGGAGGTCGACGGCGAGACGGTCACCCTCGCTCCGGACGAGGTGATCATCACGGAGACGCCGCGTGAGGGCTGGTCGGTCGCCTCCGACTCGGGCGCGACGGTGGCGCTCGACCTGGAGCTGACGGAGGAGCTGCGCCGGGCGGGCCTCGCCCGGGACGCGATCCGCCTGATCCAGGAGGCCCGCAAGAACAGCGGCCTCGACGTCGCCGACCGGATCGCCCTGCGCTGGACGGCCACGGACCCGGCGACGATCGCCGCCCTGACCGACCACTCCGGCCTGATCTCCGACGAGGTCCTGGCGACGGACTTCGCCCAGGGCGAGGCGGACGACTCGTACGGGGCGCCGTTCACGGACGAGGGCCTGTCCCTGGTGTTCCGCCTGCGCAAGCAGTAG